TCGAGAGCCGGCACGGGATGAGCCGGACGGTGCGCACCGAGGTCTCCCCCATGTCGCACGCCTACGGCTACCAGCTCGGCTCGGTCTACATCCGCAAGGTGCACTTCCGCGACGTGGGGATGATCCGCCAGATCGAGGAGAAGGTGGTGAACCGGCTCCGGCAGGTGACCTCGGCCATCCGCCAGGACGGAGCCAACCAGGTGAGCATCATCACCAGCACCGCCGAGCGGCAGGCCGCCATCGAGTTCGCCAAGGCGGCCGCCCTGCGCCCGCGCATTGTCGGCGCGGCGCTGCAGCGGATCTCCCAGGACCCGGCCGTCGCGTCGGCCATGTTCGAGATATTGGAGCTGCAGCGGCTCCAGGAGAGCGGAGCGAAGGTGACCCTCATTCCCGACGGACAGAAGGGCGAGCTGCTCGCGCAGTTGCTGGCGGCGGCACCGGTACCGGTTCCTTCCCGGTGATTCCTTTCTCGGCTCACCCCTCGGCCAAGGGTTCACGTTAGGTTCCCGCTCCCACCTTCCTGGAGAGTGTCGATGCGCGTTTCCCTGGGTGCCCTGGTCCTCGTGGTCTGCCTGCTGCGCGCGGAGGTGAGCCGTGCGCAGGACTCGGGGCCGATCGACCCGGCCCGGGTCTCACGCATCATCCAGACGCTCGCTTCCGACGAGTTCGCCGGTCGCGCGCCGGGCGGGCCCGGTGAGGCCAAGACCGTCGAGTACCTCATCGGTCAGTTCAAGGAGGTGGGTCTGGAGCCCGGAGGTGAGAACGGCGGCTGGACGCAGAAGGTGCCCCTGGTCCACTTCCAGGTGCGCAACGCCGACGCCAGGCTGAGCCTGCGTGCCGGGGGCAAGACGACCCCGCTGCGCCAGGGCCAGGAGGCCATCGTCACCACCCTGCGCCCCATGGAGCGCGTGAAGATCGACAAGGCCCCGCTGGTGTTCGTCGGCTATGGGGTCTCGGCGGCCGAGCGGGGATGGGACGACTTCAAGGGCGTGAAGCTGCGCGGGAAGATCGCCGTCTTCCTGATCAATGATCCGGACTTCGAGGCCCAGGAGGGTGAGCCCGTCCTCGGTCGATTCGGCGGCCGGGCGGCGACCTACTACGCCCGCTGGACCTACAAGTTCGAGGAGGCGGCGCGACAGGGGGCGCTCGGAGCGCTGATCATCCACGAGACGCCGGGGGCGGGCTATGGCTGGTCCACGCTCCAGTCCGGCACGGGCGAGAGCTACGACATCGTCCGGGCCAACCCCGCCAAGGAGAAGGTGCTGCTGCAGGGCTGGCTCCAGCGCGACGTCGCCGCCGACCTGTTCGCCCGCTCGGGCCTGTCGCTCGACACGCTGAAGCTCGAGGCGCGCAAGGCGGGCTTCAAACCGGTGGCGCTCAAGGGTGCCAGCTTCAGCGCGGACTACGCCCTGACCCATACGCGCGCCGACAGCCACAACGTGATTGGCCGCCTGCTTGGGAAGGAACGTCCGGACGAGTCCATCATGTACGCGGCCCACTGGGATGCCTACGGAATCGGTCCAGCAGATGCCTCGGGCGACAGGATCCGCCGCGGCGCCGTGGATGACGCCATCGGCCTGGCCGGACTGATCGAGATCGCTCGCGCGTTCCAGGCAGGGCCCCGGCCCGCGCGCTCGCTCCTCTTCGCCGCCTGGACCGCCGAGGAGCCGGGCCTGCTGGGCTCGGAGTACTACGGCGCGCATCCGCTCCAACCCCTGGACACCATGGTGGCCAACCTGACCATGGATGTGTTGCAGACCGCCGGGCCCGCCCGCGACGTCGTGCTGGTCGGCCATGGACAGAACGAGCTCGAGGACGCGCTCGCCCAGGCCGCCGCGAAGCAGGGGCGCACGGTGACGCCGGATGCGAAACCCGAGCGGGGCCTGTTCTACCGCGCCGACCACTTCTCCCTGGCCCGGCGCGGCGTGCCCGTGCTGCTGCTGATGGGGCTGGGCGGTGGCGCGGATCTGGTGAACGGGGGCAGGGAGGCCGGTGAGCGCTGGGTCGCGGACTACACCGCGCGCTGCTACCACAAGGCCTGCGACGCGTGGAGCGCCGACTGGGATCTGCGCGGCGCCGCCCAGGACATGCAGTTGCTCCATGAGGTGGGCCGCGACCTGGCGAACTCGAATCGCTGGCCGAACTGGAAGCCGGGTTCGGAGTTCAAGGCCGTGCGCGACCGGTCGGCCGCCGCGCGCAAATGAGAGGCGTTTCCATCAGCCGGTGGATCTGCTCTTCGCGGCGGATGCGGCTCCGCGGGGGAGCCGGACGGTGAAGGTCGTCCCCTCGGCCTCGGTGGAGCACACCTCCACCATGCCGCCGTGCGCGTGCACGATGTTGTTCACGATGTAGAGGCCCAGCCCGATGTTCCGGCTCGACGTGTCCCCCTTCTTCGTGCCGCGCATCATGGGGTTGAACAGGCGAGGGAGGAGCTCGGGGGGGATGGGCTTGCCCTCGTTGTGGACGCGAAGCAGGAAGGTGTCATCCTCACCGCGCGTCTCGACGCGCACGAGCGTCTCCGGGGGGCTGTAGGTCAGTGCGTTGTTCAGCAGGTTGGTGACCACCTGCGCCAGCCGGTCTCCGTCCCACTCGCCCCGGCCCTGACCGCTCTGCACCACCTCCACCTCCCGCTCGGGGTGCGCGAACCGCACCTCGTCCACCGTCTGCCGGGTGAGGTGGTGGAGATCGAACGGCCTGCGCTCGATGGGGATGCCCCCACCGAGCCGGGCCCGGGTGAAGTCGAGCAGGTCTCGAATCAACCGGGTCGCGCGCTCGGCCGCCGCCGCGATGCGTGCGATGCCCTTCGCCTGGCGCTCGCTCAGGTCTTCATTCCGTAGCAGCGCCGCCACGGACAGGTTGATGGCATTGAGGGGATTGCGCAGATCATGCGAGACGATGCCGATGAGCTGCTCCTCGAACTCCGCCCGCGTCCGCCTCTCCGCCTCCTGACGTTTCTTGTCGGAGACATCGTGGACGGTGCCGATGAAGCGCACGGCCCGGCCCCCCTCGAAGAAGGCCCGGCCCGTCGCGCGTACCCAGCGTTCCACTCCATTGTGTGGCACCGCCGAGCGGAACTCGGTGTCGTACTCACCCCCGTTCTCACCGGAGAGCGCCCGCTGGACCACCGCGGCCGTGTGCGCGCGATCCTCCGGATGGATTCCCGAGAGAAAGGAGTCGTACGTCACGTCCGCCTCGGGCGGCAGGCCGAAGAGGGCCTTGCACCGCTCGTCCCAGCGCAGCACGCCCGTCACGGGGTCCATGTCCCAGGTGCCCAGCTCCGCCGCTCGCAACGCCAGCCGCAGCCGGTCCTCGCTCGACCGCAGCGCCTCGCTCGCCGCCTTGCTCTCGGTGATGTCCTGCATCACCCCCACCATCCGTACGGCCCTGCCGCCAGCGTCCCGCTCGATGAGGCCGTGGTCGGTGACGTTGACGTAATGCCCGTCCCGGTGGCGGAAGCGGTACTCGTCCCGCCAGCGCTCCGCCTCGCCGTCGATGGCCGCGTGGATGCCGTGGACGACGCGGTCCCGCTCCTCGGGGTGGATGTGGTCGTACCAGCCGGAGATGTGCCCGCCGAGCTGCTCCCGGGGGTGTCCGAAGAGCTTCTCGACCCCCTGGTTCCAGGAGAGCTCATTCGTCAGGAGGTTCCACTCCCAGACGGCATCGCTGATGGCCTCGGTCGCCAGCCGGTAGCGCGTCTCGGACTGGCGCAGCTGCTCGTTGGCCTGGCGGAAGCGTTGGAGCAGGAGGGTCTTCTCGATGATGCCGGAGAGGTACTCCACCAGCGTCTCGAGGTAGCGCCTCGCCTGGGGCGCGAAGGGGCGGAGCTCCGCGATGCCGATGTAGAGCACCCCGAGGAGCTTGCCGTGTGGCCATAGCCGCAGGCCCAGAAGGGAGTGCACGCCGCTGTGGCGCACGGCCTCGGCCACCTCGAGGTTGGCGCTCGCCGCGTCCGCCAGCTCCACGGGTTCGTCGGAGGCGGCCACCCGGGCCACGAAGGAGGCGGAGTCCACCGGGACGGGTCCGGTGTCGGCCCCGGTGCTCCACGCTCCGGTGGATGTGGCGGGGAGGAGCTTCTTCCCGCTCGGGTCCGTGAGCAGGAGCGCGGCTCCTTTCGCGTGCAGGGCCTGTCGCACCACCTCCACCAGGGCCCCGAGCCGCTCGTGGAGGGGTTGGGGGTTCTCGACATCCCCCATGAGCTCGGACGCGAGTGCGTCGAGGCGGCGCAGGGTGCGCTTCTCGCGCTGCCGATCCTCCAGGGTGTCGCCGCTGAACGTGGCGACCACCTGGTTCATCGCGTCCTGGAGCTCCGCGAAGAGGAGCGCCGTGTCCTCCGTGGAGGGCTGCTCCTCTCGTGGAAGGTTCTCCCACAGAGAGGCGATGAGCCGGCCGATGAGGACGTACTCTCCCGTGACCTCCTCCTGGTTGTAGCCATGCCGCAGGCGCAGGCTGATGTGCGTCTCCTCCAGGCGCTTCTTCGTCTTCTCCGGCTCGAGCCGGTGTCCCTGGCGGGAGAGGGCCGTCAGCGTCGAGAGATACTCGGGCAGGGTGTCGAGGACCTCGTAGGGCTTGAGCCCCCGGGCCGACTCCAGCTTGCTTGCCTCCCGCAAGAAGCGCTCGATGAGCTGCTCGCGGTTCTTCTCGATGAAGTCAGCGACCCTGGGCATTCGGTTGTTTCCCGAGCACTGACGATGGGGATGCTCACGGCCCCGTACCAGTCCCAACGGCGGCGGGAGTCACTCCTCCCGGAAGCTCGGGTCTTCTTCTCCCGGCTCGGCATCGAGGGGCAGCCGCTGGGAGACTTCCAGGAGGGTGACGACCTGGCGGTCATCGTCGATCTCGTAGAGGACCACGAAGCGCTCGACGAAGAACGACAGGACGGGGAGGCTGGAGCGCATCAACGTCTCCAGTCCCGGTGGGGGGCGCTGTGTGGACAGGGCGGCGAGGGCGTCCAGCTCGCGCCGGATGCGCTGGAAGAGCTCCCCCGGGACCGCGCCCAGCTGACGCCATGCCGCAGGCGCGATGTCCACGGTGTACGGCTGTCTTTGAGGGTTGAAGTTGCGCATCTCCCCCGGGCTCCCGAGAAGCGAAGCTAGGGCGGGCAATCCTCCTTCGCCAGGAGGGGCGCATCTCTCCGGAGCCAATCCCACGCACCCGTTGAGCAGACAACGAAGGGGTTTCAACCCGGGCAGCCATCAACCGGCTGCCTTCAATCGCTTTCGACTACCGAACGGGCGTCATGGCTGGCTGGCTGCCCCACGAGCAGGCGTCAAGGGGCTCGGGAGAGGTGCCGCTGAAAACGTGGGTCGGTGGACGTTTCCTCTTCCGCGCATGGTCAAGCACGACAGAGTCGAAGGGGAGCAGGGGATGGGGGGCCTGGGGGACTTCATCCGGCGGCACGGTTCCCACATCCTGGCCCACTGGGAGGTGGAGGTACGCCAGCTGCCCTATACGAGGGATCTCTCGCGGCCCCGGCTGCTGGATCATCTCCCGGAGCTGTTGGAGCGGATGGCCCGCGTGGTGGAGAGCGCCCAGACAGGCGAGCACCCGACGCTCGAGGCGGTGCCGGAGGTGCATGCGCTGGAGCGGTTGGACTCGGGCTTCGACCTGGACGCGGTGGCCGAGGAGTACGCCCTGCTTCGCGCATGCGTCCTCCAACTCTACGGAGATCATGTGGCCTCGGCCGGCGCGGAGCACATGGCCCTGGCGATGCGGGAGATGTTGCGCTTCAACCGGACGTTCGACGAGGCCGTGGCCGCCGCCGTCTCCCGCTATGCGAAGGCCCGCGAGCGTACCCTGGTGGCGCTCGACCGCATCTCCGAGGCGGCGCTCGGCACGGAGGACCTGGACACCTTCCTGCCCAGGCTGTTGCGCGTCATGTTGGAGACCACCGAGGCGGTGGACTCCGTCAGCCTGATGTTGCGCGAGGGAGAACTCCTCCGGGTGCGCGCCTCGGTGGGGCTGGAGGAAGAGGTGACCTCCGGCTTCACCTCGCGGGTGGGCGAGGGGTTCTGCGGGAAGATCGCCGCCGAGGGGCGTCCGGTGGAACTGCGCTCGGCGGCGACGGATCCCCTGGTGCGGAGCGAGGCCATCCGGGTCCGGGGCACCCGCGCCCTCTATGGGGTGCCGCTGCTGTACGGCGGCGAGGTCATCGGCGTGGTGCACATGGGCAGCCGCACGGCCTTCGAGTTCTCCCACGAGGACAAGCTCCTCTTCCGGGCCATGGTGAGCCGGACCACCGCGCTCGTCGTGCAGACGCAGCTGGCCGCGAGCGAACGCGCCGCGCGCCAGGAGGCGGAGGAGCACAAGCAGTTGCTGCGCCTCATCATCGAGCAGAGCGGTGACGCCATCACCATGGTGGACGCGCGGGGCGTGGTGCGCATCTTCAACGCCGAGGCCAGGAGGCGGCAGGGCATCGACCTGAAGGAGGTGGGCCCCTCCGAGTGGTCCGAGGCCTACGGGCTGCTCACCCTGGACGAGCGCCCCCTACCGCTGGAGGAGTCGTTCCTCTACCGGGCGCTCCAGGGAGAGACGGTGAGCGATGTCCGGTGGAAGGTGCGGCGCCCGGATGGCGCGGTGCGGACCTTCGTGGGCACGGCCGCGCCGCTGCGCCTGCCGGATGGCTCCCTGGCCGGGGCCGTGCTCACCGCCCGCGACGAGACGGAGCGGCTCCTGCGGGAGGCGCAGGTGGATGCCCTGGTGGAGGCGGCTCCCGCGGGCCTGGCCCTGCTCGACACGGAGCTGCGCTACGTGCACATCAACGAGGCGCTGGCCACCGCCAACGGCCTGCCCGTGGAGGACCACCTGGGCAAGCGGGTGTCCGAGGTGGTCCCCGCCAGCGCGTCGATGCTCGAGCCCCGCTTGCGGCAGGTGCTGGAGACGGGCGAGGCGGCCCGGGGGAACGAGTTCAGCGTGGCCCCCGCGAATGACCCGGGTGTCCTCCACCACTGGGTGGCGGACTTCTTCCCGGTGCGCGGGCAGGACGGGCGGGTGCTCGGGGTGGGCGGCGTCATCCTGGACATCACCGAGCGCGAGCGCCAGGAGCAGAAGCTGCGCCAGACGGCGGAGTTCCGCGAGCGCTTCCTGGGCATCGTCTCGCACGACCTGCGCAACCCACTCAACGCCATCCTCCTGTCCGCCAACGCGCTGCTGCACGCCGATGACCTTCCCGCCAACCGGCTGAAGACCGTGCGCCGCATCGCCGCGAGTGGCGAGCGCATGGGGCGGATGATCGCCGAGCTGCTCGACTTCACGCGCGGGCGGCTGGGGGGTGGCATCCCCATCCATCGCCAGCCGATGAACCTGCGGCACCAGTGCCGTCACGTGATGGAGGAGCTGGAGATCAGCCATCCCGGGCGGGAGCTGCGGCTGGTGGCGGAGGGCCACTTCCACGGGATGTGGGATCCGGACCGGCTGGCGCAGCTCCTGGGCAACCTGGGGAAGAACGCGCTGGACTACAGCCCTCCGGACACGCGCGTGGACTTCAGGCTCCACGACGAGGGCGACAGCGTGCGCGTGGAGGTGCACAACGAGGGCTCTCCCATCCCGTGCGAGCTGCTGTCGGGCATCTTCGAGCCCTTCCGGAGAGCCGTGGAGGGGGATGGCCACCCGACCTCGGGCCTGGGGCTGGGCCTCTTCATCGTCCAGCGGATCGCCGAGGCCCATGGTGGCACCGTCGAGGTGCGCTCCCACGTGGGGGACGGGACGACCTTCATCGTCCGATTGCCCCGGTACGCAGGGGGCTCGGAGGCCCCTGGCGAAGCGGTCAGCGGCAGTGCTCCTGGATGAGGGCCAGCAGGGCATCCAGCTCGAAAGGCTTGCCGAGAAGCCCCTGCGCTCCGGGCGGGGGGGCGTGGATGCTCGCCGTGCAGAGGATGACGGGGATGGTGTTGTAGGCGGGAATCCGCCGGAAGTGCTGCAGGAACGCGGCGCCGTCCATCACCGGCATCATCATGTCCAGCAGTACGAGGCAGGGCTCCGGCAGATGGGGGAGGGCATCCAGCGCCTCGCGTCCGTTCGCCTTGAGGACGACTTGGTGGCCATCGAACTCCAGGACCTCTCGGACGGCTTCGCGGATGTCGGGGTCATCGTCGACGACCAGGATGGGCCTGGAGCTCGGGGGCTCGGTCATAGGTGCGGTTCTGCGTTCCTCCCCCCAACCTGGACACGTCGGGCACTCGCTGGATGAGGCGCTGGACGCGCCCCGGCGGAGTGCTTCTCCCAGGTGGGGGAAGGCAATGGGATGAACGTCTGCCCGCGCGGGCTCGGGGCCACCGTGCCCCCGTCTGCTCGGTTGCCCTCTCACCCGAGCGGGCCTGCCTCGGGGCTGTCAGCGCCGACGCAGGAGCGGATCGTCATCGGGACCGAGGTTCAGCTTGCGCGAGTCCTCCGTCTCCCCGGACGTGCGGACGTCCACCTCCTCGTGCCGCAGCGGCTCCGCCACGCGGCGCTCCTCCTCGATGGCGTCCTTGTGGATGACCACTTCCTCGTCCACCACCGGGCGCTTGTGGATGTCCACCTCCTCTGCGCGCACGGGCACCACCACCGTCTCGTCCTGGAACGAGGCGTTCATCGCGGGCCGGTCCGGGGTGACATCGCGGCGTTCCACGCGGACGCGCTCGCGGCGCACCGGTACGTCCACCGTCTTCACTTCCTCCACCACTTCCTTGTGGATGCGCACCTCACCGGCCTGCACCTCGCGCTTGGTGACGTCCAGCTGCTCCTTGTGTACCGGGATGGCGACCTCGTCCGTGCCGCCACCCTCCCAGGAGCGCTCGGTGCGGGTGGTGCTCGCATCCGCCCGGAGTCCGGTGTCCGTCGCGCCCAGGCCCAGGCCACTCGTGGCGCCCGTGCTCATGCCGGCCGTCGTGTCCGCACCCAGGCCGCTCGTCGTGCTGTACTTCTCGTCGCCGGAGAGGCGTCGGAGGCTCTCACGTCCGTGTAGGAGGATGATCTCCCCATCGCGGATGTCGGAGATGTCCGCGTACCGCACGAGGTAGTCCTTCGGAAAGAAGAGACCTTTTTCGATGTGGAACGCGTCATCGCTCAAGGCGAACACCCTGCCGAGTTTCTCGCCGTCGAAGCTGCGGACCGTCATGCCTTCCTTCAACTGACTGCGCTGGAACATGGCTGCCTCCTGTTTCGTGATCACGCCGGCGGACCGCGCCACTTCCGTTCCCCCCTCGTTCGTGGCGGGTGCCAGGGGAGGGGAGACGTGCGCGGCGGCCAGGGGTGAGAATGGGGACTGTTATCCCCGGGGACAGGAGGGCGTTGGTCGTCCGGCCGCATTCCGTTCCAGGTATCGGCCATGAATCCGGGCGGTTCGGGGCTGGCGGTGAGCGGGGCGCAGTGCCGCCCCGGGCCCACCGCCATGCTTCACCGCGTGGGAGCGCTCACGGGTATACCTCGCGGCGCGTGGGAGGCAGACCGCCCTCCGGTGGCGGAGTCACCACCGCGCCCTCGGCGTAGATGCGCTGGTGTTTGCTCACGCCCACCGTGGCCCCGAGGATGGCGGAGATGAGCCCCAGGAAGAGGGCGCCGAAGACGCCCCAGAACGCCTTGCCCGTGACGTCCGCCGCCTGGAGCGCGCCAGTCTGTACCGTCCGGGCCGCCTGACCCACCTGGGCCTGGAAGCCGTTGAACTGCGCCTCGATCCGGTTCGCCACGTCCTCGGCGTCCGCGCGCGAGAGGGCCGTGTTCTGGGCGAGAGAGTCCACGAGGAGCTGACGGTCGAGCCGGCCCTGCCTCACCGCCGTCTGCACCACGTCCTTCGTAGCGGCCTGGAGCTGGTCCGCCGTCACCTGGGGCTTGCCTTCCGCGCGCAGGCGCTCGTTGACGGGGCGCAGGGCATCATCGGCATCCAGCCCGAAGCTCCGGGCCGCCTGGCCGAGGTCTCCGGACTGGGAGGCTCCCGCCGACACCGCCGAGCCGGTGGCCTGGACAGCCGTCTTGCCCACCGAGAACAGGCCGCCCGCCAGGGCGGACACCAGATTGCCGAGCAACCAGAGTCCCACGAGCGTGGTGAGACCCCACATCACGAGCCCGTGGATGCCTCCACTCGCCTTCGTCTGGGCCCCCGAACTCCGTCCGGCCACGATGCCGCCCACGAAGAGGGCGATGAGTGGCGATACGAGGCTCCAGATGCCGGTGAAGATGCCGGAGGACCTCGCGCTCCCGGTGTCCTGCGGATTGATGGAGGACAACCCGAGGGCCAGACCCAGCGCGTACAGCAACACCCACAACCCCAGCGCGGTCACGGCCCCCGCGAAGATGGAGCCCCAGCTCACCTTTTCCGGAGCGCCCGCCAGGAATCCCCACCGTGCTCTGTCCTGTGTCGTCGTCGCCATGGCTCACCTCTGGATGAAAGGGATCAGTCCCTTGCCTTCCAAAGATGGACACCCTGGCTCGAAGGGAGAGCATCCCCGCTGCGCACCCGTTCTCCTGTCCGTGGAGGAGGGCGGGAGCAGGGCGCTACTTCGCGCCGCGAGCCCGCTGACGCGCCACTTCACGTCTCCGGGTCGTCATCGTAGGCCTCGTGTGCCGGGTGCCGGGCGTCGAGCCAGCCCTGGAGGATGAACTGGGCGGCCATCTGATCGATGACCTCGCGGCGCTTCGCGCGCGACAGGTCCGCCTCGAGCAGGGTGCGCTGGGCGGCCACGGTGGACAGGCGCTCGTCCCACAGCTCCACCGGCAGCCCGAGCGTCTGGGTGAGGGCGTCCACGAACTTGCGGGTGGCCTCGGCGCGAGGGCCCTCGGAGCCGTCCATGTTGAGGGGGAGCCCGACGACGAAGCGCTCGGCCTCGTACTCGCGCACCAGGCCGCCCAGGGCGGCGAGGTCCGCCTTGAGGCTGGTCCGGCGGATGGTGGTGACCGTCTGGGCGGTGAGGCCCAGTCCATCCGAGACGGCGACACCGATCGTCTTGGTTCCGTAGTCGAGGCCGAGGGCGCGCATGCGCGGCGGAATCTAATCGCAATCTCCCGCCGTGGACCGCTCCGTCCGCGGGGCAGGACGTCACTCGGCCGGGGGAGCGGGCCAACCCGCTGAATTCGTTGGAGTCGGGCCCCGCTCCGAGGTCGGCATCCCCGCTGCAATGCGTCGGGCGCGGAACACGGCGCGGCGGAAGGGGCATGGAGCCTCTCGGTCCGCGCGGGAGGGTCCATGAGTGACTTCTTTGGGGGTATTGGGAAGGCCATCAGCAGTGGGGTGAACTTTCTTTCGGCCGGCGGGCTCATCGATGCGCTGGGCAATGGGTTGGGGTTGCCGCCGGTCATCACCAATGCGGTGAAGACCGTGACGGGGGCGGTGACGGGCAACGTGCTGCTGACGGCCGCCGGTGTGATGGGGCTCGCGAAGGAGCTGTCGCAGAACCAGGCGGCCTACACCGAGTTCGCGCCGTCGAAGGACGACAAGGTGGCCTGTGAGGGCTACGCGAAGCCGGGGGGCAAGAGCTCGACCCACGACGCCTCACCGGCGACGCAGGGGACGAAGGGCTCCGCGGCTCCGGGAGAGGTGCGTCCGGATGGCGCGCTGGACCCGAGCATCCTGGAGTACCGCCAGGCGCTGAAGACGCTGGATGCGAACTTCACCCTGTTCGACACGGTGGACAACGTGAAGAACGGCAAGTTCACCCGCCAGACGCTCGAGAAGGTGGCCGACAGCGCGAGCATGCCGGCATCGGTGCGGAACGCGGCGCGGTTCCTCCTGGCGCATCCCGAGTACCGGACCCAGCTCGACACGGCGAGCCAGAAGGGCGGATTCGTGGACGGCACCTTCAGCACGAAGGACGTGCGCGCGGCGCTGAGTGATGTGGAGACGCGGATCGCGAAGTACGGCGTGCGTGGTGAGAGTCAGGCCGCGCCGCCGCCCCCGCCCCCGCCGGGCACGTCCGTCGGTACCCAGCCTCCGGCTGGTGGGAAGAAGACCGACGAGCCGGCGACGTCGACGCCGTCCCCGAGGAGCGGCCCGGCCAGCTCCAGCGTCAAGGACATCATCAACGACCCGAACATGGGCCTCGAGGAGAAGATCCAGGCCATCCTCATGGCGCTGACGGAGCGGATGGACGGGGAGATCCTCGACACGATGGATGACCTCGCGGCGGCCCAGGACAAGATGGCCGGCATCTCGAACGAGAAGGGCAACGAGAAGGCGCTCTCGGATGCGAAGCGCGACGTCGACCGCATCACCACGCGCCTCCAGCAGCTCGTGGAGAAGCGGAAGATGATGTTCGAGATGATGAGCACGATGTCCATGAAGTTCAACGAGATGGCCAAGACGGCGCTCTCCAACATGCGGAGCGCGTGAGGCTCGGATGGGACGCGTCATCAAGTACGAGGGAGGACTCATGGATACGGCGACGACGGAGAAGCTGAAGGCGTTCGTGCGAGGGGAGATGACCTGGGCGGAGGTGGAGGGGATGACCTTCGAGGAGGCGAAGGCGATCGCCCAGGTGGGGTGTGACCTGGCGGCGGCGGGGCGGTGCGAGGAGGCGCGCATCCTCTTCGAGGGCCTGGTGGAGGGGAACCCGAAGGACACGGCGAGCCGCGCGGCGCTGGGCACGGTGTACCAGAAGCTGGGGCGTCTGCAGGACGCCATGCGGGAGTACTCGGCGGCGCTGGAGAGGGATCCGCGCAACCCGGTGGCGCTGGTCAACCGCGGCGAGCTGTACCTGCGGCAGGGCAACCGGCAGGGCTTCACGGACATCGCCAACGCGGTGGAGGCGGACCCGCACGGGGAGACGTCGGCGGGCCGGCGGGCCAGGGCGCTGGTGAAGGCCATCGCGCTGGCGGCCGTGGAGAAGATGAAGGAGGCGAAGGCCCAGGCGTAGGGGCCGGGACGGTGTGGGAGCAGCCGGGCCGCGGAGGGGCGCGGTCCATGGGACATGCGGCCCGGCGGGAGATGCCGGCGGGAGGGTTCACCGATGAGGTGGGCCCTCCCGCCGGCGCTCTTTTTTCAGGGCACGTCCCGTGCGGCGGGAGGGGTCTGGGGACCGGGCGCGGGGGGAGGGACCGCGGCGAGGCGCTCGCCGATGGGCGGGTGGCTGTGGCCCTTGAGGACCACCCAGCGAGGTGGCTCGGGGTCCATCTTGTTCACCCGGGCCGCCTTCACCAGCATGCGGCGGAAGGCATCGGGATCCTGGGTGAGGCGCAGCGCGTAGCGATCGGCCTCGCGCTCTCGCTCTCGCGAGAAGGCCGCGGAGAGAGGTGTGCTCAGGAAGAAGATGACGAAGGTGAGCAACCACAGCAGCGGCAGCG
This is a stretch of genomic DNA from Archangium violaceum. It encodes these proteins:
- a CDS encoding response regulator: MTEPPSSRPILVVDDDPDIREAVREVLEFDGHQVVLKANGREALDALPHLPEPCLVLLDMMMPVMDGAAFLQHFRRIPAYNTIPVILCTASIHAPPPGAQGLLGKPFELDALLALIQEHCR
- a CDS encoding YsnF/AvaK domain-containing protein → MFQRSQLKEGMTVRSFDGEKLGRVFALSDDAFHIEKGLFFPKDYLVRYADISDIRDGEIILLHGRESLRRLSGDEKYSTTSGLGADTTAGMSTGATSGLGLGATDTGLRADASTTRTERSWEGGGTDEVAIPVHKEQLDVTKREVQAGEVRIHKEVVEEVKTVDVPVRRERVRVERRDVTPDRPAMNASFQDETVVVPVRAEEVDIHKRPVVDEEVVIHKDAIEEERRVAEPLRHEEVDVRTSGETEDSRKLNLGPDDDPLLRRR
- a CDS encoding tetratricopeptide repeat protein; this encodes MGRVIKYEGGLMDTATTEKLKAFVRGEMTWAEVEGMTFEEAKAIAQVGCDLAAAGRCEEARILFEGLVEGNPKDTASRAALGTVYQKLGRLQDAMREYSAALERDPRNPVALVNRGELYLRQGNRQGFTDIANAVEADPHGETSAGRRARALVKAIALAAVEKMKEAKAQA
- the ruvX gene encoding Holliday junction resolvase RuvX, yielding MRALGLDYGTKTIGVAVSDGLGLTAQTVTTIRRTSLKADLAALGGLVREYEAERFVVGLPLNMDGSEGPRAEATRKFVDALTQTLGLPVELWDERLSTVAAQRTLLEADLSRAKRREVIDQMAAQFILQGWLDARHPAHEAYDDDPET